A stretch of Geotrypetes seraphini chromosome 2, aGeoSer1.1, whole genome shotgun sequence DNA encodes these proteins:
- the LOC117355037 gene encoding gastrula zinc finger protein XlCGF58.1-like: protein MAEQKRVTFEDITVAFSQEEWEYLDEGQKELHREVMKENYEILRSLEKDDPKNNPWKLSEKPEGVKMLSEGEKENWGEKEKHQNQKYSPGESALLKITQTEEHQTDQMRDQRCPCDICEIFLSDCSILKPHQRSDTEERSSTCTDCGETSSQKGEQKTCLKETRFTCSECGKSFNRKKELMQHRKTNKGTRMCTSIEYGENLFNKGNMTKYQKNNSDKRISSYPGCKKNINQDKNFTRKNKFHPGERSVLNTECEKSFSDGEPFTDHKKAETGEESATSTKSEEIFCKMANIPEYQESEKDERLFTGADRGKFTCWKGNHRMKKKILRGMKSFSCSECGKSFTHKGSLTRHQSIHTGVKPFTCSECGKGFRDKTTLTIHQRIHTGVKRFSCSECGKSFTHKGSMTRHQNIHTGEKRFTCTECGKSFREKRTLTEHHRIHTGVKPFTCTECGKSFSDKRTLTAHHIIHTGVNPFTCTECGRSFCEKRKLTQHHRIHIGVKRFTCSECGKSFCGKQTLTAHHRIHTGVKPFTCTECGKSFRNKSHLKSHLTIHTVVKSFSCAECGKSFRWKRNLTSHQSIHTKIKPFTCTECGKSFRSKSYLRIHLRIHTEMKPSNTHSTPEIHTGEKLFTCTECGKRFRDKRKLTEHQRIHTGEKLFPCSECGKRFRDKRKLTEHQRIHTGEKLFPCSECGKSFCDKRTLTEHQRIHTGEKPFTCTECGKSFHHKTNLTGHQRIHTGENPFSYS, encoded by the exons AAGCGGGTGACGTTTGAGGACATCACCGTCGccttctcccaggaggagtgggagtatttagatgaagggcagaaggagcttcaccgggaggtgatgaaggagaattatgagatCCTGAGGTCTCTAG AAAAAGATGACCCTAAAAATAATCCCTGGAAGCTCAGTGAGAAGCCTGAAGGAGTAAAGATGTTatcagaaggagagaaagagaactggggagagaaggaaaaacatcAAAATCAAAAGTATTCACCAGGAGAGTCAGCTCTGCTCAAGATCACACAGACAGAGGAACACCAGACGGACCAGATGAGAGATCAAAGATGTCCTTGTGATATATGTGAGATATTCCTCAGCGATTGTTCAATTCTGAAACCACATCAGAGATCTGATACTGAAGAGAGATCATCTACATGTACGGACTGTGGGGAAACCTCCAGtcaaaagggagaacagaaaacCTGCTTAAAAGAGACACGTTTTACATGTTCTGAGTGTGGGAAAAGTTTCAATAGGAAGAAAGAGCTAATGCAACACAGGAAAACTAATAAAGGAACTAGAATGTGTACAAGTATCGAATATGGGGAAAACCTTTTCAATAAAGGAAACATGACAAAATACCAGAAAAACAATTCAGACAAGAGAATATCTTCATATCCTGgttgtaaaaaaaatataaaccaggataAGAATTTCACAAGAAAAAACAAATTTCACCCAGGAGAAAGATCAGTTTTAAATACTGAATGTGAGAAAAGCTTCAGTGATGGGGAACCATTCACAGATCATAAAAAGGCTGAAACTGGTGAGGAATCAGCCACTTCTACTAAATCAGAAGAAATATTTTGCAAGATGGCAAATATCCCAGAATATCAGGAAAGTGAGAAAGATGAAAGGTTATTTACTGGTGCTGACCGTGGTAAATTCACTTGCTGGAAAGGAAACCACAGAATGAAGAAGAAAATCCTCAGAGGAATGAAGTCATTTTCATGTagtgagtgtggtaaaagctttactcATAAGGGAAGCCTGACAAGACACCAGAGTATCCACACTGgagtgaaaccatttacatgttctgagtgTGGTAAAGGCTTTCGTGATAAGACAACACTGACAatacaccagagaattcacactggagtGAAACGATTTTCATGTAGTGAGTGTGGCAAAAGCTTTACTCATAAAGGAAGCATGACAAGACACCAGAATATCCACACTGGAGAGAAacgatttacatgtactgagtgtggtaaaagctttcgtGAGAAGAGAACTCTCACAGAACACCACAGAATTCACACTGgagtgaaaccatttacatgtactgagtgtggtaaaagtttTTCTGATAAGCGAACACTCACAGCACACCACATAATTCACACTGGAGTGaatccatttacatgtactgagtgtggtagaAGCTTTTGTGAGAAAAGAAAACTCACACAACACCACAGAATTCATATTGGAGTGAAGCGATTTACATgttctgagtgtggtaaaagcttttgtGGTAAGCAAACACTCACAGCACACCACAGAATTCACACTGgagtgaaaccatttacatgtactgagtgtggtaaaagcttcagaaACAAGTCACATCTAAAAAGTCACTTGACAATCCACACAGTAGTGAAATCATTTTCATGCGCTGAGTGTGGCAAAAGCTTTCGTTGGAAGAGAAACCTGACAAGTCACCAGAGTATCCACactaaaataaaaccatttacatgtactgagtgtggtaaaagcttcagaaGTAAGTCATATCTCAGAATTCATCTGAGAATTCATACAGAAATGAagcctt CAAACACTCACAGCACACCAGAAATTCACACTGGAGAGAAactatttacatgtactgagtgtggtaaaagatTTCGTGATAAGAGAAAACTCACAGaacaccagagaattcacactggagaGAAACTATTTCCATgttctgagtgtggtaaaagatTTCGTGATAAGAGAAAACTCACAGaacaccagagaattcacactggagaGAAACTATTTCCATgttctgagtgtggtaaaagcttttgtGATAAGCGAACACTCACAGaacaccagagaattcacactggagagaaaccatttacatgtactgagtgtggtaaaagtttTCATCATAAGACAAACCTCACAGgacaccagagaattcacactggagaGAATCCATTTTCATATTCTTAG